In the genome of Streptomyces pactum, one region contains:
- a CDS encoding DedA family protein: MDWLTDWLLTLPGWTVLTLVFLVPALEAAAFPGVLLPGQSTVLIGGALAQLGRAPLVSVLTAAVLGALVGPGVGYFLGRRWGHRMTDRIPARLVRPADVARALALVRRLSGPALVAARFVALLRTLVPALSGVAGVPGRRFLLWNAVGGVVWAVTSTLAGFHLGGSWERLRSGVATAGWVAAGVLVALVVAGYAARRFRRRHLSGRAGAAPAPAGTPPPAR; the protein is encoded by the coding sequence ATGGACTGGCTGACCGATTGGCTGCTCACCCTCCCGGGGTGGACCGTGCTCACCCTGGTCTTCCTGGTGCCCGCCCTGGAGGCGGCCGCGTTCCCGGGTGTGCTGCTGCCGGGCCAGTCCACGGTGCTGATCGGCGGGGCCCTCGCCCAGCTCGGGCGGGCGCCGCTGGTCTCGGTGCTGACGGCCGCGGTGCTCGGCGCCCTGGTCGGGCCCGGCGTCGGCTATTTCCTCGGCCGCCGCTGGGGCCACCGGATGACCGACCGCATCCCGGCCCGCCTGGTGCGGCCCGCCGACGTGGCGCGGGCCCTGGCCCTGGTGCGCCGGCTCAGCGGGCCGGCGCTGGTCGCCGCCCGGTTCGTCGCGCTGCTCCGGACCCTCGTCCCCGCGCTCAGCGGCGTGGCCGGCGTACCCGGCCGCCGTTTCCTGCTGTGGAACGCCGTCGGCGGGGTCGTCTGGGCGGTGACCAGCACCCTGGCCGGCTTCCACCTCGGCGGGAGCTGGGAGCGGCTGCGCTCCGGGGTGGCCACGGCCGGCTGGGTCGCGGCCGGCGTCCTGGTGGCGCTGGTGGTCGCCGGGTACGCCGCGCGCCGGTTCCGCCGGCGGCACCTCAGCGGCCGTGCCGGCGCCGCGCCCGCCCCAGCTGGAACACCACCGCCAGCACGATGA
- a CDS encoding DUF6049 family protein: protein MARGGAQARAVLAALAVCLLPAVTPAAAPSATSAAAPAAAPAVTPAAPPSGHAAARAVPGPDPAGYADARGGRGPHRAGHAAARSAAVPAAASGVRPSAVRGARRAVVPGPAFVRGPALVRGPVVGPAPAVARGPAAVPGEVPGRAAARAYPVRVVVRAVTPAVPGPGDATVAVAGVLTNRSGEDISGARLAVRLGPRAVRTRSEVAAVDAGAPVPAADAEPAEHTRQVGTLKAGARREFRIRVPVGELEPAAFGAYPVSVALTGRDRAVHGLAHTFLPRYPATTGARPLRTTVLWPLTDVPRQQALTVGAGEGAEPVFGDDTLAESLAPGGRLRRLVDAGRGRAVTWLIDPDLIVQAAAMADGYRVARTPGTHDPGDTEPGKGRKAAADWLRALRAAVRGREVVALPYADPDLASLAHYGRGALAAGSRRGADILGRTLRVRARQDLAWPERGVLDTSVTRLAERLRMRSVLTSGEGLSGGPDHRGATDDGPVAVGGGLTALTYDTTLAGLLGETGPDAGGAVRAPGDGGPGTTGGSGATGGPRTAGGAGTGGPPSVGELRQRLLAETLTAVGEAPNASRALVVLPPRRMSGTAARALATALTDGTAAGWLEPVSLAGALREPVPGRAGEPGGYPTALRDTELPPRLLAAVARDAGRARTLVRVLADPERTEESVRDALARSVSTAWRGRLPAARGYVRGTSDFLRASIDSVRLVPKSTVTVAGDSATIPVTVENALQQSVAGIEVRVVSDRPERLTVVDGSVPAEASRTASRTVRVEVRAHANGPVRLTARLHTTADGLPWGEPITFRAEVRSVSSGAVTIVAGGALLIVLAVVFQLGRARRRHGR from the coding sequence ATGGCACGCGGCGGGGCGCAGGCGCGGGCGGTGCTCGCGGCCCTCGCGGTGTGCCTGCTGCCCGCCGTCACACCCGCCGCCGCGCCCTCCGCCACATCCGCCGCCGCGCCCGCCGCCGCGCCCGCCGTCACACCCGCCGCACCTCCGTCCGGGCACGCCGCCGCGCGTGCGGTCCCGGGCCCGGACCCGGCCGGGTACGCCGACGCGCGGGGAGGACGAGGCCCGCACCGCGCCGGGCACGCCGCCGCGCGGTCAGCCGCGGTCCCGGCCGCCGCCTCCGGCGTCCGTCCGTCCGCGGTCCGGGGCGCCCGCCGCGCCGTCGTCCCGGGTCCGGCCTTCGTCCGGGGTCCGGCCCTCGTCCGGGGTCCGGTCGTCGGCCCGGCCCCGGCCGTCGCCCGGGGGCCAGCGGCCGTCCCGGGGGAGGTTCCGGGCCGGGCCGCCGCCCGGGCCTATCCGGTGCGGGTCGTGGTGCGGGCGGTGACCCCGGCCGTGCCGGGGCCGGGGGACGCCACCGTGGCGGTGGCCGGCGTCCTCACCAACCGTTCCGGCGAGGACATCTCCGGGGCGCGACTGGCCGTACGGCTGGGCCCGCGCGCGGTCCGCACCCGCAGCGAGGTGGCGGCGGTGGACGCCGGCGCCCCCGTCCCCGCCGCCGACGCGGAGCCCGCGGAGCACACGCGGCAGGTGGGCACCCTGAAGGCCGGCGCGCGGCGGGAGTTCCGGATCCGGGTGCCGGTCGGCGAGCTGGAACCGGCGGCCTTCGGCGCGTACCCGGTGAGCGTGGCGCTCACCGGCCGCGACCGCGCGGTGCACGGCCTGGCCCACACCTTCCTGCCCCGGTACCCGGCCACCACCGGGGCCCGGCCGCTGCGCACCACGGTGCTGTGGCCGCTCACCGACGTACCGCGGCAGCAGGCGCTGACGGTCGGCGCGGGGGAGGGCGCCGAACCGGTGTTCGGCGACGACACCCTCGCCGAGTCCCTCGCCCCGGGCGGCCGGCTGCGGCGGCTGGTGGACGCCGGCCGCGGCCGGGCGGTGACCTGGCTGATCGACCCGGACCTGATCGTCCAGGCGGCGGCCATGGCGGACGGCTACCGGGTGGCCCGTACCCCCGGCACCCACGACCCCGGCGACACCGAACCGGGGAAGGGGCGCAAGGCCGCGGCCGACTGGCTGCGGGCGCTGCGGGCCGCGGTGCGCGGGCGGGAGGTGGTGGCGCTGCCGTACGCCGACCCGGACCTGGCCTCGCTCGCCCACTACGGGCGCGGCGCGCTGGCCGCGGGGTCCCGGCGGGGCGCGGACATCCTCGGACGGACGCTGCGGGTGCGGGCGCGCCAGGACCTGGCCTGGCCGGAGCGCGGGGTGCTGGACACCTCCGTCACCCGGCTGGCGGAGCGGCTGCGGATGCGTTCCGTCCTCACCTCCGGGGAGGGACTGAGCGGCGGGCCGGACCACCGTGGGGCGACCGACGACGGCCCGGTGGCGGTGGGCGGTGGCCTCACCGCGCTCACCTACGACACCACGCTGGCGGGGCTGCTCGGGGAAACCGGTCCGGACGCCGGCGGCGCCGTGCGGGCGCCCGGGGACGGCGGCCCCGGCACCACCGGTGGATCCGGAGCGACCGGCGGACCCCGGACCGCCGGCGGTGCCGGGACCGGCGGGCCGCCCTCGGTGGGGGAGCTGCGGCAGCGGCTGCTGGCGGAGACCCTCACCGCGGTCGGCGAGGCGCCGAACGCGTCGCGCGCCCTGGTGGTGCTGCCGCCCCGCCGGATGTCCGGCACCGCCGCGCGGGCGCTGGCCACCGCGCTCACCGACGGCACCGCCGCGGGGTGGCTGGAACCGGTGTCGCTCGCCGGCGCGCTGCGGGAGCCGGTGCCCGGGCGGGCGGGGGAGCCCGGCGGCTATCCGACGGCGCTCCGCGACACCGAGCTGCCGCCCCGGCTGCTGGCGGCCGTCGCCCGGGACGCCGGCCGGGCCCGCACCCTGGTCCGGGTGCTGGCCGACCCGGAACGCACCGAGGAGTCGGTACGGGACGCGCTGGCCCGTTCGGTGTCCACCGCCTGGCGCGGCCGGCTGCCGGCGGCGCGCGGCTACGTGCGGGGCACCTCGGACTTCCTGCGGGCGTCGATCGACTCGGTGCGGCTGGTGCCCAAGTCGACGGTGACGGTGGCCGGGGACTCCGCGACCATCCCGGTCACCGTGGAGAACGCGCTCCAGCAGTCGGTCGCCGGGATCGAGGTGCGGGTGGTCTCGGACCGCCCGGAGCGGCTGACGGTGGTGGACGGGTCGGTGCCGGCCGAGGCGTCGCGGACCGCCAGCCGGACGGTACGGGTGGAGGTGCGGGCACACGCCAACGGCCCGGTACGGCTGACCGCCCGGCTGCACACCACCGCCGACGGGCTGCCCTGGGGCGAACCGATCACCTTCCGGGCCGAGGTGCGGTCGGTCTCCTCGGGGGCGGTCACCATCGTCGCCGGCGGGGCGCTGCTCATCGTGCTGGCGGTGGTGTTCCAGCTGGGGCGGGCGCGGCGCCGGCACGGCCGCTGA
- a CDS encoding rod shape-determining protein, which translates to MAQSKSFTGRDMGIDLGTANTLVYVRGRGVVLNEPSVVAVDAVDGTVLSVGAEAKETIGRTPSNIVAVRPLRDGVIADFEIAERMLRHFIRKVAGNRVLSRPRVVVCVPSGITGVERRAVIEAASQAGARQVHLVEEPMAAAIGAGLPVSEPTGCMVVDIGGGTTEVAVISLGGIVTARSVRTAGDAMDAAITAYVKKRYALAIGERTAEEIKMAIGSAAPGGTWAAAGLDRLTSSRHVTLLDPAPAAGGADRSDGPDGADGDPDAERTQGLLPPERCTVRGRDQVSGLPKLLELTADEVRHALTEPVDAVVAAVRETLDETPPELAGDIMDRGIVLTGGGALLRGMDTRIARELDVPVLIADDPLNCVAVGTGRCVEDFSALRTVLDAKPRTGIAARM; encoded by the coding sequence ATGGCGCAAAGTAAGTCTTTCACCGGACGAGACATGGGCATCGACCTCGGCACCGCCAACACCTTGGTGTACGTACGGGGAAGGGGGGTCGTGCTCAACGAGCCGTCGGTCGTCGCGGTGGACGCGGTCGACGGCACGGTCCTCTCGGTGGGGGCGGAGGCGAAGGAGACCATCGGCCGCACCCCGTCGAACATCGTCGCCGTCCGCCCGCTGCGGGACGGCGTGATAGCGGACTTCGAGATCGCGGAACGCATGCTGCGGCACTTCATCCGCAAGGTGGCGGGCAACCGGGTGCTCTCCCGCCCCCGTGTGGTGGTCTGCGTCCCCTCCGGCATCACCGGCGTCGAGCGGCGCGCGGTGATCGAGGCGGCCTCCCAGGCGGGTGCCCGGCAGGTGCACCTGGTGGAGGAGCCGATGGCGGCGGCGATCGGTGCCGGACTGCCGGTCAGCGAACCCACCGGCTGCATGGTGGTGGACATCGGCGGCGGCACCACCGAGGTCGCGGTCATCTCGCTGGGCGGCATCGTCACCGCCCGTTCGGTGCGCACCGCCGGCGACGCGATGGACGCGGCCATCACCGCGTACGTCAAGAAGCGCTACGCGCTCGCCATCGGCGAACGCACCGCCGAGGAGATCAAGATGGCGATCGGCTCGGCCGCCCCCGGTGGCACCTGGGCGGCGGCCGGCCTGGACCGGCTGACCTCCTCCCGCCACGTCACGCTGCTGGACCCGGCGCCGGCGGCCGGCGGGGCGGACCGCTCCGACGGGCCGGACGGCGCCGACGGGGACCCGGACGCCGAGCGCACCCAGGGGCTGCTGCCGCCGGAGCGCTGCACGGTCCGGGGCCGTGACCAGGTCAGTGGTCTGCCCAAGCTGCTGGAACTCACCGCCGACGAGGTGCGCCACGCGCTGACCGAGCCGGTGGACGCGGTGGTGGCGGCGGTCCGCGAGACGCTGGACGAGACGCCGCCGGAGCTGGCCGGCGACATCATGGACCGGGGCATCGTGCTGACCGGCGGCGGGGCGCTGCTGCGCGGCATGGACACCCGCATCGCGCGGGAGCTGGACGTCCCGGTCCTCATCGCCGACGACCCGCTGAACTGCGTGGCGGTGGGCACCGGCCGCTGCGTGGAGGACTTCTCCGCGCTCCGCACGGTGCTGGACGCCAAGCCCCGTACCGGGATCGCCGCCCGGATGTGA
- a CDS encoding GuaB3 family IMP dehydrogenase-related protein, with product MTEIEIGRGKRGRRAYAFDDIAVVPSRRTRDPKEVSIAWQIDAYRFELPFLAAPMDSVVSPKTAIRIGELGGLGVLNLEGLWTRYEDPEPLLAEIAELDEDTANRRMQQIYAEPIKEELIGRRIKEVRDSGVVTAAALSPQRTAQFSKAVVDAGVDIFVIRGTTVSAEHVSSAAEPLNLKQFIYELDVPVIVGGCATYTAALHLMRTGAAGVLVGFGGGAAHTTRAVLGIQVPMATAVADVAAARRDYMDESGGRYVHVIADGGVGWSGDLPKAIACGADAVMIGSPLARATDAPGRGHHWGMEAVHQDVPRGKRMNLGTVGTTEEILLGPSHTPDGSMNFFGALRRAMATTGYSELKEFQRVEVTVAPSQHDKR from the coding sequence GTGACTGAGATCGAGATCGGGCGCGGCAAGCGGGGTCGCCGGGCGTACGCGTTCGACGACATCGCCGTCGTCCCCAGCCGCCGTACGCGGGACCCGAAGGAGGTCTCGATCGCCTGGCAGATCGACGCGTACCGCTTCGAGCTGCCGTTCCTGGCCGCGCCGATGGACTCGGTGGTCTCGCCGAAGACCGCCATCCGCATCGGTGAGCTGGGCGGTCTCGGCGTCCTCAACCTGGAAGGTCTGTGGACCCGCTACGAGGACCCCGAGCCGCTGCTGGCGGAGATCGCCGAGCTGGACGAGGACACCGCCAACCGCCGGATGCAGCAGATCTACGCCGAGCCGATCAAGGAGGAGCTGATCGGGCGGCGCATCAAGGAGGTCCGCGACTCCGGCGTGGTCACCGCCGCCGCGCTCTCCCCGCAGCGCACCGCCCAGTTCTCCAAGGCCGTGGTGGACGCCGGGGTGGACATCTTCGTCATCCGCGGCACCACGGTCTCCGCCGAGCACGTCTCCAGCGCCGCCGAGCCGCTCAACCTCAAGCAGTTCATCTACGAGCTGGACGTGCCGGTGATCGTCGGCGGCTGCGCCACCTACACCGCCGCCCTCCACCTGATGCGCACCGGCGCGGCCGGCGTGCTGGTCGGCTTCGGCGGCGGCGCCGCCCACACCACCCGGGCGGTGCTCGGCATCCAGGTGCCGATGGCCACCGCGGTCGCCGACGTGGCCGCCGCCCGCCGCGACTACATGGACGAGTCCGGCGGCCGCTACGTCCACGTCATCGCCGACGGCGGCGTGGGCTGGTCCGGCGACCTGCCCAAGGCCATCGCCTGCGGCGCCGACGCGGTGATGATCGGCTCCCCGCTCGCCCGCGCCACCGACGCGCCGGGCCGCGGCCACCACTGGGGCATGGAGGCCGTCCACCAGGACGTGCCGCGCGGCAAGCGGATGAACCTGGGCACCGTGGGCACCACCGAGGAGATCCTGCTCGGCCCCTCGCACACCCCGGACGGCTCGATGAACTTCTTCGGCGCGCTGCGCCGGGCCATGGCCACCACCGGCTACTCCGAGCTGAAGGAGTTCCAGCGGGTCGAGGTGACGGTCGCGCCGTCCCAGCACGACAAGCGCTGA
- the guaB gene encoding IMP dehydrogenase — protein MTDNVDGVPEKFAMLGLTYDDVLLLPGASEVLPNAVDTSSRISRNVRVNVPLLSAAMDKVTESRMAIAMARQGGAGVLHRNLSIEDQANQVDLVKRSESGMVTDPITVRPDATLHEADALCAKFRISGVPVTDAAGKLLGIVTNRDMAFELDRSRQVREVMTPMPLVTGKVGISGEDAMQLLRRHKIEKLPLVDDAGVLKGLITVKDFVKAEQYPNAAKDAEGRLIVGAAVGVGDEAYERAQALVEAGVDFLVVDSAHGHSRGILDMIAKVKSNIGVDVVGGNVATRDGAQALIDAGADGVKVGVGPGSICTTRVVAGIGVPQVTAIYEAARACQAAGVPLIGDGGLQYSGDIAKAIAAGADTVMLGSLLAGCEESPGEMVFINGKQFKSYRGMGSLGAMQSRGQARSYSKDRYFQDNVLSEDKLVPEGIEGQVPYRGPLASVAHQLVGGLRASMGYVGSATVRELQEKGRFVRITAAGLKESHPHDIQMTTEAPNYSRR, from the coding sequence ATGACTGACAACGTCGACGGAGTGCCTGAGAAATTCGCCATGCTCGGGCTGACGTACGACGACGTGCTGCTGCTGCCGGGCGCCTCCGAGGTGCTGCCGAACGCCGTTGACACCTCGTCCCGCATCTCCCGGAACGTTCGGGTCAACGTCCCGCTGCTGTCGGCGGCCATGGACAAGGTGACCGAGTCCCGGATGGCGATCGCCATGGCCCGCCAGGGCGGCGCCGGCGTGCTCCACCGCAACCTGTCCATCGAGGACCAGGCGAACCAGGTGGACCTGGTCAAGCGGTCCGAGTCCGGCATGGTCACCGACCCGATCACGGTCCGCCCGGACGCCACCCTGCACGAGGCGGACGCGCTGTGCGCGAAGTTCCGCATCAGCGGCGTCCCGGTGACCGACGCGGCGGGCAAGCTGCTGGGCATCGTGACCAACCGCGACATGGCCTTCGAGCTGGACCGCAGCCGCCAGGTCCGCGAGGTCATGACCCCGATGCCGCTGGTCACCGGCAAGGTCGGGATCTCCGGCGAGGACGCGATGCAGCTGCTGCGCCGCCACAAGATCGAGAAGCTGCCGCTGGTGGACGACGCCGGGGTGCTCAAGGGCCTGATCACGGTCAAGGACTTCGTCAAGGCCGAGCAGTACCCGAACGCCGCCAAGGACGCCGAGGGCCGGCTGATCGTCGGTGCCGCGGTCGGCGTCGGCGACGAGGCGTACGAGCGGGCCCAGGCGCTGGTCGAGGCCGGCGTGGACTTCCTCGTGGTGGACAGCGCGCACGGCCACAGCCGCGGCATCCTCGACATGATCGCCAAGGTCAAGTCGAACATCGGTGTCGACGTGGTCGGTGGCAACGTGGCCACCCGGGACGGCGCCCAGGCGCTGATCGACGCGGGCGCCGACGGCGTCAAGGTGGGCGTGGGCCCCGGTTCGATCTGCACCACGCGGGTGGTCGCCGGCATCGGCGTCCCGCAGGTCACCGCGATCTACGAGGCCGCCCGGGCCTGCCAGGCGGCCGGCGTGCCGCTGATCGGCGATGGCGGCCTGCAGTACTCCGGCGACATCGCCAAGGCCATCGCGGCCGGCGCGGACACCGTGATGCTGGGCAGCCTGCTGGCCGGCTGCGAGGAGTCGCCGGGCGAGATGGTCTTCATCAACGGCAAGCAGTTCAAGTCCTACCGGGGCATGGGCTCGCTGGGCGCGATGCAGTCCCGCGGCCAGGCGCGCTCCTACTCCAAGGACCGCTACTTCCAGGACAACGTGCTCTCCGAGGACAAGCTGGTGCCCGAGGGCATCGAGGGCCAGGTGCCCTACCGCGGCCCGCTCGCCTCGGTGGCCCACCAGCTCGTCGGCGGCCTGCGCGCCTCCATGGGGTACGTGGGCTCCGCCACGGTGCGGGAGCTCCAGGAGAAGGGCCGGTTCGTCCGGATCACCGCGGCCGGCCTCAAGGAGAGCCACCCGCACGACATCCAGATGACCACCGAGGCGCCGAACTACTCGCGCCGCTGA
- a CDS encoding sigma-70 family RNA polymerase sigma factor, translating to MRDDENPGVAASGPGTIGDLVSRAVDGDERATHDLLAAHVHPLALRYCRTRLSRLPGDARHFVDDLAQEVCLAVLCALPRYRDTGRPFEAFVVAIAAHKVADLQRAAMRHPGSTAVPSDEMPEQPDDSLGPEERALLSSDAEWAKKLLANLPEHQRELVLLRVAVGLTAEETGQMLGMSPGAVRVAQHRALSRLRALAEQ from the coding sequence ATGCGTGACGACGAGAATCCCGGGGTCGCGGCCTCGGGGCCCGGGACGATCGGCGATCTCGTCAGCCGCGCAGTCGACGGTGACGAGCGCGCCACCCACGACCTGCTCGCCGCCCATGTGCACCCGCTCGCCCTGCGGTACTGCCGCACCCGGCTCTCCCGGCTGCCGGGGGACGCCCGGCACTTCGTTGACGACCTCGCCCAGGAGGTCTGCCTCGCGGTGCTGTGCGCGCTGCCCCGCTACCGCGACACCGGCCGGCCCTTCGAGGCGTTCGTGGTCGCCATCGCCGCCCACAAGGTCGCCGACCTCCAGCGGGCCGCGATGCGCCACCCGGGGAGCACCGCGGTGCCCTCGGACGAGATGCCCGAGCAGCCGGACGACTCGCTGGGCCCCGAGGAGCGGGCGCTGCTCAGCAGCGACGCGGAGTGGGCGAAGAAGCTGCTGGCCAACCTGCCGGAGCACCAGCGTGAGCTGGTGCTGCTGCGGGTGGCGGTCGGGCTCACCGCCGAGGAGACCGGGCAGATGCTGGGGATGTCCCCGGGTGCGGTGCGGGTCGCCCAGCACCGCGCGCTGAGCCGGCTCCGCGCCCTCGCCGAGCAGTGA
- a CDS encoding response regulator transcription factor: MTSVLVCDDSPLAREALRRAVATVPGVERVTTAANGEEVLRRWGADRSDLILMDVRMPGLGGVETVRRLLSADPGARIIMLTVAEDLDGVALAVAAGARGYLHKDASRAELRATVTQALADPTWRLAPRRLRSAEMGAAPTLTAREIQVLEGMSHGRSNAEIGRELFLSEDTVKTHARRLFKKLGASDRAHAVALGFRWGLVR; the protein is encoded by the coding sequence ATGACATCCGTCCTCGTCTGCGACGACTCCCCGCTTGCCCGTGAGGCGCTGCGGCGCGCGGTCGCGACCGTGCCCGGTGTCGAGCGGGTGACCACGGCCGCCAACGGCGAGGAAGTCCTCCGCCGCTGGGGTGCCGACCGCTCGGACCTGATTCTGATGGACGTACGGATGCCCGGACTGGGCGGCGTGGAGACCGTGCGCCGGCTGCTCTCCGCGGACCCGGGCGCCCGCATCATCATGCTCACGGTCGCCGAGGACCTCGACGGGGTCGCGCTCGCGGTCGCCGCCGGGGCCCGCGGCTACCTGCACAAGGACGCGTCCCGCGCCGAGCTGCGCGCCACCGTGACGCAGGCCCTCGCCGACCCGACCTGGCGGCTCGCCCCCCGGCGGCTGCGCTCCGCGGAGATGGGGGCCGCGCCGACCCTCACCGCCCGCGAGATCCAGGTGCTGGAGGGCATGAGCCACGGCCGGTCGAACGCCGAGATCGGCCGTGAGCTGTTCCTCTCCGAGGACACCGTGAAGACGCACGCCCGCCGGCTGTTCAAGAAGCTCGGCGCCTCGGACCGGGCGCACGCCGTCGCGCTCGGTTTCCGCTGGGGTCTGGTGCGCTGA
- a CDS encoding WhiB family transcriptional regulator has translation MADFSRLPGPNADLWDWQLLAACRGVDSSLFFHPEGERGAARSARENSAKEVCMRCPVRAECAAHALAVREPYGVWGGLTEDEREELMGRARHRVIAASSNPSSPHP, from the coding sequence ATGGCCGATTTCTCCCGCCTCCCCGGTCCCAACGCCGATCTCTGGGACTGGCAGCTCCTCGCCGCGTGTCGCGGGGTGGACAGCTCGCTGTTCTTCCACCCCGAAGGGGAGCGCGGCGCCGCCCGCAGCGCCCGTGAAAACTCGGCCAAAGAGGTCTGCATGCGCTGCCCGGTACGGGCGGAGTGCGCGGCCCACGCCCTCGCCGTGCGGGAGCCGTACGGCGTGTGGGGCGGCCTCACCGAGGACGAACGCGAGGAACTCATGGGACGCGCCCGCCACCGGGTGATCGCGGCGTCGTCCAACCCCTCGTCCCCTCATCCCTGA